The following proteins come from a genomic window of Yinghuangia sp. ASG 101:
- the eccD gene encoding type VII secretion integral membrane protein EccD, with protein MSSAVGTVGAVGSPVAAPSAVTVGTGLVRVTVVAPDCRVDVALPEDVPLADLYPEILRLTGRTQASGAPTGFHLARVDGSVLDSARALSAQAVHDGALLRFTALADAAPAPVYDDVADAVASSVTADHRLWSPELLRRAGLAGAAVFLSLAPVALWRTAEPHSVAGLLAAALALVSAAVAGARARVYDDADAAAVLGLAALPNAFYAGLGAIRPEAGEGPGRVQFVAACAAVMVAAALIAVLVPTRKATYVAGVGAGAAGMLTAFGLIAADASPRDAAAVSGIAGLAAVGFLPSWSVRLARLPIGFLPPDAPPAARAAADDPVDHEALAARARAGHQTLTGLVGACAVVVAASALLLGHSSSVWSQVLTASLGIALLTRARLFRHTAQVVLLLAAGALSLAFLFAGLIPQATDTERQAWLFGLIAAMGAVPGLIAVTVPARGLSPFWGRAMDILEGMLLTAVIPLCLAVLGVYGTLRNITG; from the coding sequence GTGAGTTCAGCAGTTGGCACCGTCGGCGCGGTCGGAAGCCCGGTCGCCGCACCGTCCGCCGTCACCGTCGGCACCGGGCTCGTCCGGGTCACCGTCGTCGCCCCGGACTGCCGCGTCGACGTCGCGTTGCCCGAGGACGTCCCGCTCGCCGACCTGTATCCCGAGATCCTGCGACTGACCGGTCGTACGCAGGCCTCCGGCGCGCCCACGGGGTTCCACTTGGCGCGGGTCGACGGCAGCGTCCTGGACAGCGCCCGGGCACTGAGCGCGCAGGCCGTCCACGACGGCGCCCTGCTGCGCTTCACCGCCCTCGCCGACGCCGCGCCCGCGCCCGTGTACGACGACGTCGCCGACGCGGTGGCCTCGTCCGTCACCGCCGACCACCGGCTGTGGTCGCCCGAGCTCCTGCGCCGCGCCGGCCTGGCGGGTGCCGCGGTGTTCCTGAGCCTGGCGCCCGTCGCGCTGTGGCGTACCGCCGAGCCCCATTCCGTCGCGGGCCTCCTCGCCGCCGCGCTGGCACTGGTGTCGGCCGCGGTCGCGGGAGCGCGCGCCCGGGTGTACGACGACGCGGACGCCGCCGCCGTCCTGGGCCTCGCGGCGCTGCCCAACGCCTTCTACGCGGGCCTCGGCGCGATCCGCCCCGAAGCGGGCGAGGGCCCCGGCCGCGTGCAGTTCGTCGCCGCGTGCGCCGCGGTCATGGTCGCCGCCGCGCTGATCGCCGTGCTGGTGCCCACCCGCAAGGCCACGTACGTCGCGGGCGTCGGGGCGGGTGCCGCGGGCATGCTCACGGCCTTCGGTCTGATCGCCGCCGACGCGTCCCCCCGCGACGCCGCGGCGGTCTCCGGCATCGCCGGCCTCGCCGCCGTCGGGTTCCTGCCGTCCTGGTCGGTGCGCCTGGCGCGGCTGCCCATCGGCTTCCTCCCGCCCGACGCGCCTCCCGCCGCGCGGGCCGCGGCCGACGACCCGGTCGACCACGAAGCGCTCGCGGCCCGCGCGCGGGCCGGCCACCAGACGCTCACCGGCCTCGTGGGAGCCTGCGCGGTCGTCGTCGCCGCGTCCGCGCTGCTGCTGGGGCACTCGTCCTCGGTGTGGTCGCAGGTGCTCACGGCGTCCCTCGGCATCGCGCTGCTGACGCGCGCGCGGCTCTTCCGGCACACCGCCCAGGTGGTCCTCCTGCTCGCCGCGGGCGCGCTGTCGCTGGCCTTCCTGTTCGCCGGCCTGATCCCGCAGGCCACCGACACCGAGCGGCAGGCCTGGCTCTTCGGCCTGATCGCGGCGATGGGCGCGGTGCCGGGCCTGATCGCGGTCACCGTCCCGGCGCGGGGGCTGTCGCCGTTCTGGGGCCGTGCGATGGACATCCTGGAAGGCATGCTGCTGACGGCGGTGATCCCGCTGTGCCTCGCGGTTCTCGGTGTTTACGGCACGCTCCGCAACATCACCGGATGA